Below is a window of Halolamina sp. CBA1230 DNA.
CCCTCCTCGACCATCCCCTCCGGGAGCACGTGGCTGTCGGCCATCTCGACCTCGCCCTCGCGCAGTAACACCGCACAGTTCGCACAGGCGCCGCCCCGGCAGGCGTACGGCCACGCGAACCCACAGCGCTCGGCCGCCTCCAGCAGCGTCTCGTCCCGATCGACGAGCAGGCGGCCGTACTCCCCGGGGGCGAGGTCGGCCTCGGCCGCCACCTCGAACAGGTCGTCGTCGTCGATCTCCCAGCCGTAATCCCCGAGCACCTCGAAGTCGAGATACTCCATCCGGGCGGTCCCCGGCGGCGGCCCCTGATCGCGGGGCTGAGCTGCCTCAGCCGCGTCGTCGACGTCGACCGACCCGTCCTCGGCGACCTCGACGTTCCCGTCCCGCAGCGCGGCGTACGCCTGCTGGACGCGCATGAACTCGTCGCGGGAGCCACCCTGATCCGGATGGGTCTCCTTCACGCGTTGTCGATAAGCCCGGGAGATTTCGGCGTCGTCGGCGTCGGTCTCGACGCCCAGAACGTCGAACGGATCCACAGAGAGCGTTACAGGCCCGCGGAGTTAAGCGGACCGAAAACGGGGTTCGATATCCCTTCTCACGGTCGGCGCCGTCGAATCAGACGTCGTTGCCCCGGATCGCACGCAGGAAACGGTACGCCCGCCTCAGGCAGTCGCCACCGCGAGCAGATGCCCCGAGAGGTCGGCGACCCCCGGGTCACCCCGCAGCGCCGCGACGGTCTCCCGGATCGCCTCGCGGTGGTCGTCGCCGAGCGCGTCGAACTCGTCGCGGCGCTGGGACGCGACGCTCTCCAGCCCAGTGAGCGTGTGCACCGCGAGTCCGGCACGCTGGAGCAGTTCGCGGAGCTCGTGGGCTCTGAACAGGTGCATCGGCGGCCCGGACGGGTCGAGACCGAACTCGTCGAGCAGATCGGCGTCGTAGTCGCCCGTCCGGGCGAGCCGTGGCAGGAGCTCGGTCTCGTCGACCTCGGGGTCGACCCGACCCGCCATTCGGGCGATCGTCTGGAGCGCGGCGAGACGGCCCATCACCGAGACGAACACTGGTCCGCCCGGCGCGGTGACGCGATGCAGTTCCGCGGCCGCATCCCGGCGTTCCTCGGCGTCGAGGACGTGCGAGAGGGGGCCGCCCAGACAGAGCGTCGCGTCGAAGCTGTCGGGGTCGGCCGCGAGATCCCGTACGTCCCCGACCCGCACCGTCGTTCGGCCCGCGACGCCGTGATCGTCGGCGTTCTCCCGGGCGAGCGCGACCTGCTCGGAGCTCGGGTCGACGAGCGTCACGTCGTAGCCGCGTTCGGCGAGTTCGACGCTGTACCGCCCGGCACCGCCGCCGACGTCGAGGACGCGCCCCACCCCGGGAAGCTCCCGGTCGAGAAAGTGCCAGGTCTCCTCGTACTCCAGCCGACCGTAGAAGTCCCGGTCGAGCCGTTCCCATTCGGTCTCGCCGTACTCGTCGTAGTACGCTTCCGGGGTGAACTCCTCGGGCATACTCGCTCGATGGGGTGGCTCCCCAATCGCGGTACCGATCACGCAGCGGGGCTGTCGGACCGCGACCTACCGGCCGATCCCACAGCCCGAAACCGTGTCGCAGTCCAGTCCCGCCGCCTCCAGCGCGTCGACGAACTCGTTCATCCCGATGGCGTCGCTGGCGATGTGGCCCGTGACGACGAGGTTCTTCCCCTCGCCGCCGTACGCCTCCTGCAGTTCGGCCGTGTCGCCGGCGCCGACGTGGATGTAGAGGACGGTGTCGACGCCGTGGTCGAAGTAGGCGCTGGCAACGTCGCTGCCGCCGTTCGTGCCGGCGGCGTGGTGGATCGCGACCTCGCCGAGATCGTTTTCCCGGTCGCCGACGCGGAGCTCCACGTCGGTGATCGCCTCGTCGATCTCGGGGATCTCGCCCAGCGCGTCCGCGAACGCGCCGACGGTCGCGCCGTCAGCGAGGCCATCCGCGATCTCGCGGAACCGCCGGCGGCCGAGTTCGTCCGGGGCGAGGTGGACGTTCATGTACGGCTGGTCGAGGTGTTCGGCGATGCTGGGGTCGTGGCGGTAGTTCGCGCTGTGGCCCGCGTGCTCCATGCCGGAGACGATCGACGACGACGCCGCCTCGACGCGCTCCTCGGGCACGCCGTGGGCGGTCATGAACTCGACTTGCTTGTCCAGCACCGGCGCGAAGTTCACGCGCGGGTCGCCGCCCGGCGGGTGGTGGGCGAGCACGAGGTCGTACCCCTCGCGGTGGGCCAGCTGGATCTCCGGCGACTCGAGATCGATCCCCACCAGCGCGGTCTCGAGGCTCTCGCCGGGAACGTGGATACCGCTGTCTGCCGGCACCTCGTCCCAGCCGACGAGGTCGAGGCTGATCTGCATGATCTCCGCAGTCGAGAGTGCCATGGGTTCGATCCCCACGGTAGTAGTGAAAAGCTCCCGAAGCCGGCACGGCACGCCGGAACGCGCGACAACGAGCCAACGTCACGGGAATCGGCGATCCGGGCACCGGGCATCGGCGGGTCCCGGAAATCGGCAATCCGGGCACCGGCCGACAGCGCCTTTTCCCGCCCCGCCGTGGTCCCGGTGTGAACGCCGCACTGTTCGAACCACTCACGCTACGTGAGACGACGATCCCGAACCGCGTGATGGTGTCGCCGATGTGCCAGTACTCCTGTGACGCCCGCGACGGGCTGGCGACCGACTGGCACCAGGTCCACCTCGGCAGCCGCGCCGTCGGCGGCGCCGGCGTCGTGATCGCCGAGGCGACCGCCGTCGAGCCGCGCGGGCGCATCTCGCCCGAGGATCTGGGTCTCTGGAGTCAGGAACACGCCGACGCGCTCGCCCCGACCGCACAGTTCATCCGCGAGCAGGGTAGCGTCCCGGCGATCCAGCTGGCCCACGCCGGCCGGAAAGCCAGCACTCGCCGGCCGTGGGAGGACGGCCCCCGCCTCGTCACGGAGGACGAGGGTGGGTGGACCCCGAAAGGGCCCACCGAGACGCCCTACCCGCGTGACGAGGAGAACACTGCCCCCACGGAGCGCATGGACGAGGACGACATCGCGGAGGTCGTGGAGGCGTTCGAGCAGTCCGCGAAGTACGCGCTCGACGCCGGCTTCGAGGTGCCGGAGATCCACGCCGCCCACGGCTACCTGCTCCACGAGTTCCTCTCGCCGGTCACCAACGACCGCGACGACGCCTACGGCGGCGACTTCGAGGGGCGGACGAAGCTCCTCCGGGAGGTCTGTGAGGCCGTCCGCGCGGTCTGGCCGGACGAGAAGCCGATCTTCGTCCGCATCTCCGCGACCGACTGGCTGCCCGCCCGCGAGTCCTGGGACGTGGCGCAGTCGGCCCGCCTCGCTGGCGATCTGGCGGAGATCGGCGTTGACTTCCTCGACGTCTCCTCGGGCGGCATCCACCCCGACCAGCAGGTGCCGCGCACGGGGCCGGGCTACCAGGCCACGTACGCCGAGACGATCCGGGAGGTGCTGGCCGAGGACGGCCAGACGCTCTCGGGCGACGAACTCGACGCCGGCAGCGACGAGATCGCGGTCGGCACCGTCGGCGGGATCACCGAGGCCGAACACGCCGAGGCGCTGGTGGGCAACGAGCGCGCCGACGCGGTGCTGCTCGCGCGTGAACACCTTCGTGACCCGTACTTCACGCTGCACGCCGGCCGGGAACTCGACGCCGAGAACGCGCCGGAGTGGCCGGACCAGTACAAACGGGCCTGAGCGGACGAACGAGCGGCCGTTTCGGGGGCAGACTTTTCCAGCCGGTTCACGACGGCTCGACCATGCCGACGCTCGAGACGTGGTCGCTATGGCTGCATATCGCCGCGGGAACGGTGGCGGTGCTCGCCGGCGTCGGCGCGCTGGTGACGAAGAAAGGCGGCCGTCGACACCGCGGCGCCGGGAAGCTGTTCCTCGCCGCGATGGCTGTCACCGTGGCGACGGTGTTCGTGCTGCTCGCCGCCGCGGTGACGACGTTCCGGATCGTCCTCACGCTGGTCGCGGTGTTCAGCGGCTACCTCGCGTTCTCGGGCTACCGCGTGCTGTCGCGGAAACGGCCGAGCGAGACGCCGGCGACGGTCGACTGGCTGGCCGCCGGCACGGTCGTCGTCGCGTGTCTGGTGCTGGGTAGCTGGGGCGTCGCTTGGTTCCTCGACGGGAGCTCCTTCGGCGTCGTGATGGCGGTCTTCGGCGGTATCGGCGTCGCGTTCGGCGGGCAGGAGCTACGGTCGTTCCGCCGGGGCGAGAGCGGCGAGTGGCTGGTCGGCCACCTCCAACGGATGATCGCGGCCTTTATCGCGACGATCAGCGCCGTCTCGGCGGTGAACCTCACGCCGGTGATCGGCGTCTCGGCGTGGCTCTGGCCGACGGTCGTCGGCACGCCGCTGATCGCGTACTGGTCGCGGAAGTACGAGTCGGACCGATAGAGCGGTCGCTCGCGAACTGAGAACGGAATGAATGGCGGACGCCCGGGGTTGCCCGGCGTTCCGACACGGGGAGTCTCGGTTGCCTCCTCCACCCCGCGACCCGACGAGCGACGGGCGTCCGACGGTGGGCTGCTCGCTTCCGCGCCTGACCCGGTGCCGTCGACCAACCGCGACGGATCGCCCCTGCGGGCGGGCGTCGCGGACCGCTGTCCCCGGCGGACGAGGCTTCCACGTCGGCTCCCGAGGCCCGCGCCGGTCTGACCGGACGCGCCCGGGGTTCGGTCCCCCCTGAAGACTATCTCGGGGGTGACGAGCGGGGCCTAACCGCCCGACCTAGTCCACTCCGGAGTAACGGGGTGCGACTTAAGGCCCTTTCGGGTCGGGCATCTCGACGCCGGCGTTCGACCCCTCGCCCGTTTCAGAGTTCGACCCGCGAGAGCGTCTCGGTCAGATCGGCGACCGTCTCGTTGTAGTCGTCGACAAAGGCCGGGAACTTCGGGACGTACTGCCGGATGTCGGCGGCGTCCGGCGGCGCGTACTGCGAGAGCAGGTAGACGCCGTCGCTCCCGCCGATCCGGAGGTAGGAGACGCCGTCGCGGTCCCAGTTGAGCTCCCACCGTTGTCCCTCGATCCGCGCCTCGTAGGTGCCGTACTCGCCGCCCTCGAAGCGGTGGAGTTGGCCCGCGATCTCGTCGCAGACTGCCTCCACGCGGTCGAGCACGCGCCGGCGTTCGGTCACGGCCTCGTCGGTACTCGCCGGCTCCGGGAACTCGGTCGGCACGTCTTCCAACTGCGCCTCGACGGCAGCGACGTGGTCGTTGAACGCTCGGACGAACGCGGGGTAGTCCGCGAGTGCCTTGGCGAGCGCCGACGGCTCGGGCTGGCGTTTCGTCGAGACGACGTACACCTCCGAGCCACTGTTCGGGTCGTAGCGGAGGTACTCCAGATCGCCGGCCTCGTACTTCACGGTCCACTCACCGGCGTCGGTCTCGAAGTCGACGCGGCCGTAGTCTCCGCCCTCCAGCAGCGCGAGTTCGTAAGCGACCTGGCCCGCGTGGTCGCGCACGGCGTCGACCACCTCGTCGCGGCGTTCGGCGGCGGCCGACGCGTCCGTGGGGTCGACGGGTGGCCAGTCGGTCACAGCGCTGTCCGGGCTTGGAACCCGGAGACGGCGGTCAGCAGCACCGCGCCGCCGATCACGACCCAGCGGTGGTGTTCGATCCAGGCGTACTCGGCGGGGAAACTGAACAGCAGCGTCGAGTCGAGCGTGAACACCCAGATGACCGCCGTCAGCAGCGTACCGAGGGCGACGACGACGCCGACCCCCGACAGCGTCAGCGGGTCGGTGTGGGGCTGGCCGACCGAGAGGAACACGACCGCGGCCACGACCGCCAGCAGGCCGACCGCGGTGAGGCCGAACGGGCCGGCCGCGTAGTAGGCGCCGAGGGTGTTCCCGGTCCCGGTCACCAGTACGAGCGGCGCGAACGCGACGACGGCGAGCAGCGCGGCGACGACCGCAGTCAGTTTGCCGGTGTCTGCGGGGTCCGCGAGATCCATGGCCGGCAGTCGCGCCGGCGCGGGCATAAATCGCTCGTGTTCGACGAAGGGAAACGCGTAAGCGACCCGCGTCCGGGCAACGGGTATGGACCGAGTCGCCATCGTTGGCGCGTCGATGACCCCCTTCGGCGACCGCGAGGGGGAGTGGCTGCGCGACCTGCTCGCGGCGGCCGGCGCCGACTGCCTCGACGACGCCGGCGTCGCGGCCGACGCCGTCGACCACCTGTACGTCTCGAACATGGCCAGCGGCGAACTCGAGGGGCAGACGGGCGCGCCGAACATGCTCGCCCACGACCTCGCCGCGCAGCCGGCCTACACCGCCAGGATCGACCAGACCTCCTCCTCCGGCGGCGCCGGCATCTACGCCGCGTGGCAGTCGATCGCCTCCGAGGCCAGCGAGATGACGCTGCTCGTCGGCGGGGAGAAGATGACCCACAAGACCACGGGCGAGGCGACGGACGTGATCGCCTCGCTCACCCACCCCGTGGAGTACAAACACGGCGTCACACTCCCCTCCTTCGCCGGCCTCACGGCGCGACTCTACCTCGACGAGTACGACGCGCCACGCGAGAGCCTCGGGAAAGTCGCGGTGAAGAACCACAAGAACGGCGTCGACAACCCGAAAGCGCAGTTTCGGAAGGAGGTCGATCTCGACACCGTCCTCGAGTCGCCGATCGTCGCCGACCCGCTCCGCCTCTACGACTTCTGCCCGATCACCGACGGCTCCGCCGCGCTACTGTTCTGCCCGGAGTCCGTCGCCCGGGAGATCACGGACGAGTACGTCGTCGTGGGCGGCGTCGCGGGCGCGACGGACACCCACGTCGTCCACGAGCGCCCGGACCCGACGACGATGCGCGGCGTCGTTGAGTCGAGCGATCAGGCGTACGAGATGGCCGACCGCGGCCCCGAAGACATCGACTTCGCGGAACTCCACGACATGTTCACGATCCTCGAGTTCCTGCAGTTCGAGGACCTCGGCTTCGCAGAGAAGGGCGAGGGCTGGAAAGCGATCGAGGAAGGCCGTACCGAACGCGACGGCGACCTCCCGATCAACACCTCCGGCGGCCTGAAGTCGAAGGGCCACCCACTCGGCGCATCCGGCGTCGCCCAGGCGGTGGAGGTGTACGAACAGCTACTCGGCGAGGCCGGCGCCCGACAGTTGGACGGCCCCGAGATCGGCCTCGCGTGCAACGTCGGCGGCTTCGGCAACTGCGTGACCACAACCATCCTCGAAACGCCGGAGGCAGAATGAGCGACCAGACCGAACCCACGGAGAGCGACGAACCGGAGATGACCGCGTACCGCTACCCCGACGGGAGCATCACCTACCCCGGCCACCCGCGGGGGCCGGGCGGCGAGGAGCCAGTGGGCACTGTCGACCTCAGCGAGTACACTGCCGAGGTGGTGACGTGGACTACCTCGACGGCGACGCCGCCGGGCGTCCGCCAACCGAACCACCTCGCTATCGTGGAGTTCGACGTGGACGGCAGGCCGGTCCGCGCGCTGGGTCAACTCGAGGACGGGAATGTCGACATCGGTGACACGGTCGAACCGTTCCACGTCGACCAACTCCGCGACCCCGAAAAGGGGATCCGCGAGCCGGAGAGTCAGGAGTGGGACGGGTTCCGCTTCCGCCCCGTCGAGTAGCTACTCCAGCGCGGTGCCGTCGGCGTCGTCGCCCGGTTCCTCGTCTTCGTCCCCGTCGCCGGCGTCGTCGTCGCCCACTTCCTCGTCCGCCTCGGAACCCCTGATCTCGTCCCGGATCGAGTCGAGTTCGGCGTCGACGTCCGGTTCGGGGTTCCCGTCAGACTGCTCGTCCGCGTTCTCACCCTCGCCCGCATCCGCCACGTCGATGGAGACCGTGTCGTCCGCTTCGACGCCGTCGGCCGCGCCTCCCGATCGCTCCCGTCGCGTGTCGGCCGACTCCGTCGCGTCCCGGAGGCGGTCCTGGATCTCCGCGGAGAGCTCCTCGGCCTCCGAAAGGAGTTCGCGTGCCTCGGGGTCGGGCGCCTCGGTCCCGGCGATCGCGTCGTTCAACTCCTCGAGCGTGCTCGCGAGTCGGTCCGTCGAGAGGCCGCGCCCGGCGTCGATCGCCCGCCGGACCGCGCCGTCGTCCGACGGGGTCGCCGAGCGCTCCGGGTCGAGCGCGCGCAGCGCCGCGCCGGTGAGCCGGAGCAGCCGGACGTTCGTCTCCAGGATCGAGATCAGCGTCGGGATGGTGTACTCCTCGGTGAAGCGCAGCACCTCCCGCAGCCGCGGCGGGCGCGGCGGTCGTCGCCCGCTGCCCGGGAGCCCACGGGGGATCGTCGGCCGCGAGGGCTCGGCGTCGAGTTGGTCGCGGAGTTCGGTCAGCGTCGACTCGAGTTCGTCGAGGCGGGCGCGAAGGTCCTCCTCCGAGGGGTCCCGACGGTCGGTCATGCCCCCCCGTTGGGGCGGGCGACCTATAAGCCTGCACTGCGACCCGCCGACACCGATGAGCCTTACACCGGGGCGGTCGAACCGCCGGTCATGAGCGACCGCGAGACCGAACTGACGGCGGGCGACGTGACCGCCCACTACGTCGAGGCGGCGGGCGAGCGCCGACTCGACTTCGAGCGCGAGGGGCGAACCGCCTCGATCGCCCAGAACGTCGACGGCTACGCGATGCTGAAGGTCCGAACCGCCCCGGACGGCGACGAACTCGAACGCTACTACGGGTTCGACATGGCGCTGGATCACGCCGCCGAACTGCTCGGCGTGGCCGTCGACGACCTCCCCGTCCCCGACCCCGCGGAAGACATGGGGATGTAGCGTCCGACCCGGCGAGAGTTTATCACTGATAGCGGGACCAGCCGTCCCGTGGCGCGACAGCACCGATCACGGGATCGACGGATCCGGAGCGCGCTGGCCGTGCAGCTGCTCCTCGCGAGCCTGTTGCTCGTCTCGTTCGCCGGCGTCGGCGTCGGTCACGCTGCCACGACCCCAACCCACGACACGGCGGGGATCGCAGTCAGCGACGAACCTGACTCAAACGCGACTGCCGCTGTCGTCGAACTCTACCCGGACCCAGTGCGGGACGGCGACACGGGGGAGTACGTGGTCGTCCGACTCCCTGAACACGGTAACTGGAGCCTCTCGGACGGCGAGTCGACGACACGGCTCCGGAACCGCACCGGCAGGCTGCTGATCACGCCCGATCCTGAGGTCGTCTCCGACAGTGCGGGCGACGGTGCGACCGTCGTCGAGGGATCGTTCGCGCTCGCGAACACGGGCGAGACGGTCGTCCTCCGGCGAGGCAGGGAGATCGTCCATCGCGTTCGCTACGCCGAGACGACCGAGGG
It encodes the following:
- the fer gene encoding ferredoxin Fer: MDPFDVLGVETDADDAEISRAYRQRVKETHPDQGGSRDEFMRVQQAYAALRDGNVEVAEDGSVDVDDAAEAAQPRDQGPPPGTARMEYLDFEVLGDYGWEIDDDDLFEVAAEADLAPGEYGRLLVDRDETLLEAAERCGFAWPYACRGGACANCAVLLREGEVEMADSHVLPEGMVEEGIRLSCLCRPRSDELQVVYNVKHLPGLDELRLPSQQF
- a CDS encoding class I SAM-dependent methyltransferase: MPEEFTPEAYYDEYGETEWERLDRDFYGRLEYEETWHFLDRELPGVGRVLDVGGGAGRYSVELAERGYDVTLVDPSSEQVALARENADDHGVAGRTTVRVGDVRDLAADPDSFDATLCLGGPLSHVLDAEERRDAAAELHRVTAPGGPVFVSVMGRLAALQTIARMAGRVDPEVDETELLPRLARTGDYDADLLDEFGLDPSGPPMHLFRAHELRELLQRAGLAVHTLTGLESVASQRRDEFDALGDDHREAIRETVAALRGDPGVADLSGHLLAVATA
- a CDS encoding NADH:flavin oxidoreductase/NADH oxidase; protein product: MNAALFEPLTLRETTIPNRVMVSPMCQYSCDARDGLATDWHQVHLGSRAVGGAGVVIAEATAVEPRGRISPEDLGLWSQEHADALAPTAQFIREQGSVPAIQLAHAGRKASTRRPWEDGPRLVTEDEGGWTPKGPTETPYPRDEENTAPTERMDEDDIAEVVEAFEQSAKYALDAGFEVPEIHAAHGYLLHEFLSPVTNDRDDAYGGDFEGRTKLLREVCEAVRAVWPDEKPIFVRISATDWLPARESWDVAQSARLAGDLAEIGVDFLDVSSGGIHPDQQVPRTGPGYQATYAETIREVLAEDGQTLSGDELDAGSDEIAVGTVGGITEAEHAEALVGNERADAVLLAREHLRDPYFTLHAGRELDAENAPEWPDQYKRA
- a CDS encoding 3-ketoacyl-CoA thiolase; this translates as MDRVAIVGASMTPFGDREGEWLRDLLAAAGADCLDDAGVAADAVDHLYVSNMASGELEGQTGAPNMLAHDLAAQPAYTARIDQTSSSGGAGIYAAWQSIASEASEMTLLVGGEKMTHKTTGEATDVIASLTHPVEYKHGVTLPSFAGLTARLYLDEYDAPRESLGKVAVKNHKNGVDNPKAQFRKEVDLDTVLESPIVADPLRLYDFCPITDGSAALLFCPESVAREITDEYVVVGGVAGATDTHVVHERPDPTTMRGVVESSDQAYEMADRGPEDIDFAELHDMFTILEFLQFEDLGFAEKGEGWKAIEEGRTERDGDLPINTSGGLKSKGHPLGASGVAQAVEVYEQLLGEAGARQLDGPEIGLACNVGGFGNCVTTTILETPEAE
- a CDS encoding OB-fold domain-containing protein, with translation MSDQTEPTESDEPEMTAYRYPDGSITYPGHPRGPGGEEPVGTVDLSEYTAEVVTWTTSTATPPGVRQPNHLAIVEFDVDGRPVRALGQLEDGNVDIGDTVEPFHVDQLRDPEKGIREPESQEWDGFRFRPVE